A DNA window from Anastrepha ludens isolate Willacy chromosome 6, idAnaLude1.1, whole genome shotgun sequence contains the following coding sequences:
- the LOC128868261 gene encoding protein unzipped, giving the protein MLANSRRSNQISNQKHKMQQHPSTSCYYTRNPLLIAVTFGLLHLFAPASASVHPVLTYTNASTQLGQLVTSSTLVWETYDPKDPKQLKFAVEGGKYITNDEHYPIYVCRVAIEGITTSGHTEKILQSHVCVAAHYKHGKYEQFDVLVNKGHLGKIMWKHWRKFNAGIPIGAIRIGEDDYIGRHKAPPMGESGTEHRGADYNLGRLDPLGLGKIKVIENGTDREFDEGEVLVETEPFRYELRDIKLDSIRLDMRENITDLASSVLANRGDMYILVESVMTYEFDHVQYWGSHEGVARGLPTKVYEKDAVVPAEIKWGLKYVEKRSETKSVHTKLWPGTALNVTLKGNYVTLEAPYTAKLYAFYYGIDDSVSRKITAEVRKSYLKDVKLHFSPVYWIENGTIVPTTTTTSTTSTSTTTNPTTTSHEPVPMHEPPVVQLKDVGVTHSGPDSLEKSLHDSPSSNEIPSDVPENLAAEQQKPSLAGIAATGSGQQIQQQKYMLMTTLSAVTLWGLMTLRRI; this is encoded by the exons ATGTTGGCAAACAGTAGGCGAAGCAACCAGATATCGAACCAGAAACATAAAATGCAACAACACCCTTCAACATCTTGCTATTATACACGCAATCCGTTACTAATAGCGGTCACATTTGGGTTGCTGCATTTGTTTGCACCGGCCAGTGCTTCCGTGCATCCGGTGCTCACATACACAAATGCCTCCACACAGCTGGGCCAATTGGTCACCTCCAGCACTTTAGTCTGGGAGACGTACGACCCCAAGGATCCGAAGCAACTGAAATTTGCAGTCGAAGGCGGTAAATACATTACCAACGACGAACACTATCCGATCTATGTGTGTCGTGTGGCCATCGAGGGCATCACCACAAGTGGCCATACGGAGAAGATACTACAATCGCATGTTTGCGTGGCGGCACACTATAAACATGGCAAATACGAGCAGTTCGATGTGTTGGTGAATAAGGGACACCTTGGCAAGATTATGTGGAAGCATTGGCGCAAATTCAATGCTGGCATCCCTATTGGTGCCATACGCATTGGTGAGGATGACTACATTGGACGGCACAAGGCACCGCCAATGGGTGAGAGCGGCACTGAGCATCGTGGTGCCGATTACAACTTGGGTCGTTTGGACCCTTTGGGTTTGGGCAAAATTAAGGTGATTGAGAATGGTACCGACAGAGAGTTTGATGAGGGTGAAGTGTTGGTGGAGACCGAACCGTTCCGTTATGAGCTGAGAGACATTAAGTTGGACAGTATACGTTTGGATATGCGCGAAAACATTACTGATTTGG CATCCAGCGTGTTGGCTAATCGTGGTGATATGTACATCCTAGTAGAGTCAGTGATGACTTATGAATTCGATCATGTGCAGTACTGGGGCTCACACGAGGGAGTCGCGCGTGGATTACCCACAAAAGTCTACGAGAAAGATGCTGTTGTACCAGCCGAAATCAAATGGGGACTGAAATATGTAGAGAAACGCTCCGAAACGAAGTCCGTGCATACAAAACTCTGGCCTGGTACAGCTCTGAATGTGACACTCAAGGGCAACTATGTGACGCTGGAAGCGCCCTACACCGCCAAACTGTATGCCTTCTATTATGGCATTGACGACAGCGTGTCACGAAAGATCACAGCGGAG GTGCGCAAGAGCTACTTGAAGGATGTCAAACTCCATTTCAGTCCCGTGTATTGGATTGAGAATGGCACCATTGTACCCACCACAACCACAACTTCAACCACATCCACTTCCACCACTACAAATCCAACCACCACTAGCCACGAACCGGTGCCCATGCACGAGCCGCCAGTGGTGCAATTGAAGGACGTTGGCGTAACGCATTCGGGTCCCGATTCTTTGGAGAAATCGTTGCACGACTCACCAAGCAGCAATGAAATTCCCAGTGATGTACCCGAGAATTTAGCTGCCGAACAACAGAAGCCATCGTTGGCTGGCATAGCGGCAACAGGTAGTGGgcaacaaatacaacaacaaaagtacaTGCTGATGACAACGCTGAGTGCGGTGACGCTATGGGGACTAATGACGCTGCGACGCATTTAG